The Dethiosulfovibrio faecalis genome has a segment encoding these proteins:
- the hisH gene encoding imidazole glycerol phosphate synthase subunit HisH: MLLIVDYGVGNVNSVANMVRHVGGECEISSDPESILDAHKLILPGVGAFDAGMGALEERGLMNVLSKAVLDRGIPVLGICLGMQLMTRSSQEGSLPGLGWIDGDVCKFSFDDPKLKIPHMGWNTVNIPMENPLIVPEERQRFYFVHSYYVSCDNDSDVIARCRYGHDFVAAFARGNIFGVQFHPEKSHRFGMALVRRFMEFPNA, translated from the coding sequence TGCTTTTGATAGTCGATTACGGAGTTGGCAACGTAAACTCCGTGGCAAATATGGTCCGGCACGTCGGGGGAGAATGTGAGATTTCCTCCGATCCAGAAAGTATACTCGACGCCCATAAGCTCATATTGCCTGGTGTTGGGGCCTTCGATGCCGGTATGGGAGCTTTGGAGGAACGGGGGCTAATGAACGTCCTCTCCAAGGCGGTTTTAGATAGAGGGATTCCGGTTCTCGGGATATGTCTTGGGATGCAGCTCATGACCAGGTCCAGCCAGGAGGGATCACTTCCCGGCTTGGGCTGGATCGATGGAGACGTTTGCAAATTTTCCTTTGACGATCCCAAGCTCAAGATTCCTCATATGGGGTGGAACACGGTGAATATCCCGATGGAAAATCCTCTGATAGTGCCGGAGGAGAGACAAAGATTTTACTTTGTCCATTCCTACTACGTAAGCTGCGACAACGATTCCGACGTTATCGCAAGGTGTCGCTATGGACACGACTTTGTGGCCGCCTTCGCCAGAGGCAACATCTTCGGCGTTCAGTTTCATCCGGAAAAAAGCCACCGTTTCGGCATGGCCCTAGTGAGACGGTTTATGGAGTTTCCCAATGCTTAA